In Entelurus aequoreus isolate RoL-2023_Sb linkage group LG02, RoL_Eaeq_v1.1, whole genome shotgun sequence, one genomic interval encodes:
- the rab27a gene encoding ras-related protein Rab-27A produces MSDGEYDYLIKFLALGDSGVGKTSFLYQYTDGKFNSKFITTVGIDFRERRVTYNSTGPDGSSGRKQKIHMQLWDTAGQERFRSLTTAFFRDAMGFLLLFDLTNEQSFLNVRNWMSQLQVNAYCENPDVILCGNKCDLSEQRAVREDEARDLAEKYGIPYFETSAANGQNVTEAVDVLLDLIMKRMERCVDKSWIPDGTFKTNGTNTADLAESSNSSKCAC; encoded by the exons ATGTCTGATGGAGAATATGATTACCTCATCAAGTTCTTAGCCCTGGGCGACTCTGGTGTGGGAAAGACCAGTTTTCTCTACCAATACACTGATGGCAAATTTAACTCTAAGTTCATCACCACTGTTGGAATTGACTTCAGAGAAAGACGAGTG ACGTACAATTCCACCGGTCCTGATGGCTCATCAGGTCGAAAACAAAAGATCCACATGCAGCTGTGGGACACGGCAGGACAGGAGAG GTTTCGGAGTTTGACCACTGCCTTCTTTAGGGATGCCATGGGTTTCCTCCTGCTATTTGACCTCACCAATGAACAAAGTTTCCTCAATGTCCGGAACTGGATGA GCCAGTTACAGGTTAATGCTTACTGCGAAAATCCAGACGTGATTCTGTGTGGCAACAAATGTGACCTGTCTGAACAGAGAGCCGTGAGGGAGGATGAAGCCCGAGACCTGGCAGAGAAGTACGG AATCCCTTACTTTGAGACCAGTGCGGCAAACGGCCAGAACGTCACTGAGGCGGTGGACGTCCTGCTCGACCTCATCATGAAGAGGATGGAACGATGCGTGGACAAGTCCTGGATCCCCGACGGCACTTTCAAAACGAATGGAACCAACACTGCAGACTTGGCAGAGAGCTCCAACAGTAGCAAATGTGCATGTTAA